The Flavobacterium marginilacus genome window below encodes:
- a CDS encoding O-antigen ligase family protein encodes MSEYNNINPFESYSGSLNISKPGNLIMLFSIMSVSALIIVKLGVIGIGLLLAVIFGSVFLYYLFCYPVIGYYTAIALNFVIIGMGRYVKGLPLGFAIDGILVLTYLALFMNQFRTRIDWTPAKRDITFLSILWLGYSVFELVNPEARSVQAWISGRGIAFYPFLFIPLTFMFIRNEKRLSYFFYIWAAFSLLATLKGIMQMTLGVDGAEQEWLNEGSYKTHILFGKLRVFSFYSDAGQFGANQGYTGVVFLIYAMSQQKKLKKIFFIFVGLLGIYGMVISGTRGALSVPIVGFMTYFVLSKNVKVIIIGVTFLAIVFIFFKYTTIAQGNAQVRRMRTAFDPNDASLQVRLDNQKILKNYLASRPFGGGIGHGGTKAQKYLPNAFLSNVATDSWYVLIWVEQGIVGLILHLVILFYVMIKASLKVMFKIRDPILKFKMASLIAGMAGIMVASYGNAVLGQMPTALLIYATMAIILNSDVYEKEIEENQAELLKQ; translated from the coding sequence ATGAGTGAATATAATAACATAAATCCATTTGAAAGTTATTCAGGATCCTTGAATATTTCTAAACCAGGGAATTTGATTATGCTCTTTAGTATAATGTCAGTTTCTGCTCTGATTATAGTAAAATTAGGTGTTATTGGAATTGGGTTGCTATTGGCTGTTATTTTCGGATCTGTCTTTTTATATTATTTATTTTGCTATCCTGTTATAGGGTATTATACTGCAATTGCATTAAATTTTGTCATCATCGGCATGGGCAGATATGTAAAAGGGCTGCCATTAGGGTTTGCAATTGATGGTATACTTGTTCTGACTTATTTAGCCTTGTTTATGAATCAGTTCAGAACCCGTATTGATTGGACTCCAGCTAAAAGAGATATTACATTTTTATCCATATTATGGCTGGGTTATTCTGTTTTTGAGTTGGTTAATCCAGAAGCCAGAAGTGTTCAGGCTTGGATTTCTGGAAGAGGAATTGCTTTTTACCCGTTTTTATTCATACCGTTAACATTTATGTTTATCAGGAATGAAAAGAGACTCAGCTATTTTTTTTACATATGGGCCGCCTTTTCGTTACTGGCAACATTAAAAGGAATTATGCAGATGACTCTTGGTGTAGATGGTGCAGAACAAGAATGGCTAAATGAAGGAAGTTACAAAACACATATTCTATTTGGTAAACTCAGAGTTTTTTCATTTTATAGTGATGCTGGACAATTTGGTGCAAATCAAGGATATACAGGAGTTGTTTTTTTGATTTACGCCATGTCACAGCAAAAGAAATTAAAAAAAATATTTTTCATTTTTGTAGGCCTTTTAGGGATTTATGGAATGGTCATTTCGGGTACAAGAGGTGCTTTGAGTGTACCTATAGTCGGTTTTATGACTTATTTTGTCTTAAGTAAAAATGTAAAAGTTATTATTATTGGTGTCACATTTTTAGCTATCGTTTTTATATTCTTCAAATACACGACTATTGCACAGGGAAATGCACAGGTACGAAGGATGCGAACAGCCTTTGATCCAAATGATGCTTCTTTGCAGGTAAGGCTTGATAATCAAAAAATACTCAAAAATTATTTAGCTTCTAGACCATTTGGCGGCGGTATTGGCCACGGAGGCACTAAAGCTCAAAAATACCTGCCAAATGCTTTTCTATCCAATGTTGCCACCGACAGCTGGTATGTTTTAATCTGGGTCGAACAAGGGATTGTTGGCTTAATACTGCATTTAGTAATTCTTTTTTATGTAATGATAAAAGCCTCATTAAAAGTGATGTTTAAAATTCGGGATCCAATATTGAAGTTTAAAATGGCTTCCTTAATTGCAGGAATGGCGGGAATTATGGTAGCTTCTTATGGAAATGCTGTCTTAGGGCAAATGCCAACTGCTTTATTAATCTATGCAACAATGGCAATTATTTTAAATTCCGATGTTTATGAAAAGGAGATTGAAGAAAACCAAGCTGAATTGCTTAAGCAATAA
- a CDS encoding lipopolysaccharide biosynthesis protein, with amino-acid sequence MKTLKKIVSEDNFLSLSGNVVIAILGIGGFALLARSLSLEVFGEWVLFMAAGSFVEMFRFGITNTGLIRYLSGADDSSRVKLIGSNALISLGATIFVALILVACKLLFPEAIQNSGYTIFFTWYPLLAFLNLPWNIALVVLQADRKYKQILALKAINSGCFFLIILMHFSLLNLSLNQLVIGLIIVNAGTSIVSFILGWDGILLINKASAETNKTLLHFGKYTTFTLIGTNLLRSVDTLIISLSPLGSAAVALYSIPLKLTELQQIPLRSFVATAFPKMSKASLHNQINEVKSLFYTYSGALTYLFVAISLFTFVFAEFFVMLISGKQFLKTDPITGFNVVDIVRVFSIYGLLLPIDRMTGVGLDSINKPRINAIKVFVMVIANVIGDLVAIFIFKSLIFVAIASIIFTIIGIWMGMYFINQELSLSFKEIFRSGLKFYISVFNKLTHNRYDSCVKIENNFRS; translated from the coding sequence ATGAAAACACTCAAAAAAATAGTAAGCGAAGATAATTTTCTGTCTTTATCAGGAAATGTTGTGATTGCTATTTTAGGCATTGGTGGTTTTGCCTTGCTTGCCAGAAGTTTATCTTTAGAAGTATTTGGTGAATGGGTTTTGTTTATGGCCGCAGGATCATTTGTAGAAATGTTTAGATTTGGTATAACCAATACCGGTTTGATACGCTATCTTTCCGGAGCTGATGATTCATCGAGAGTTAAACTGATTGGTTCTAACGCGCTAATAAGCTTAGGTGCCACAATTTTTGTTGCCTTAATTTTGGTTGCTTGTAAATTATTATTTCCGGAGGCAATTCAAAATTCTGGATATACTATTTTTTTTACATGGTATCCTTTGCTTGCATTTTTAAATCTTCCGTGGAATATTGCTTTAGTTGTATTGCAGGCTGATAGAAAATATAAGCAGATTCTTGCCCTCAAAGCAATAAATAGCGGCTGTTTTTTTTTAATAATCCTGATGCATTTTTCACTATTAAATTTAAGCCTGAATCAATTAGTCATAGGCTTAATTATTGTGAATGCAGGTACATCAATTGTAAGTTTTATTTTGGGATGGGACGGAATTCTACTCATTAATAAAGCAAGTGCAGAAACCAATAAGACTTTATTGCATTTTGGCAAATACACAACCTTTACCCTTATAGGAACTAATTTATTACGAAGCGTAGATACTTTAATTATCAGTTTAAGTCCGTTAGGCAGTGCAGCAGTTGCTCTTTACAGTATTCCTTTGAAGCTGACAGAATTACAGCAGATTCCATTGCGCAGTTTTGTCGCTACGGCCTTTCCAAAGATGTCTAAAGCTAGTTTACACAATCAAATTAATGAAGTTAAAAGTTTGTTTTATACTTATTCTGGAGCTTTGACCTATCTCTTCGTTGCAATAAGTTTATTCACATTTGTATTTGCTGAATTCTTTGTTATGCTTATAAGCGGAAAACAATTCTTGAAAACAGATCCTATAACAGGGTTTAATGTTGTTGACATCGTTCGCGTATTTTCCATATATGGATTATTATTACCTATTGATAGAATGACAGGAGTTGGTCTGGATAGTATCAATAAGCCAAGAATTAATGCCATCAAAGTATTTGTTATGGTAATTGCCAATGTTATAGGGGATTTAGTGGCTATTTTTATATTTAAATCTTTAATTTTTGTAGCTATTGCTTCTATTATATTTACCATTATTGGCATTTGGATGGGGATGTATTTTATCAATCAGGAGTTATCCCTTTCATTCAAAGAAATTTTTAGGAGCGGTTTAAAGTTTTATATCTCAGTTTTTAATAAGCTGACACATAATCGTTATGATAGTTGTGTGAAAATTGAAAATAATTTTAGATCATGA
- a CDS encoding exopolysaccharide transport family protein, which produces MKIIDFIRLILRHLVLLIVIPLFLALLVLILTSKPHLEYTSQTILYTGLATGSSIEMDKAFNYFATNTAFDNLINIINSRETQEEVAVRLLATHLMLPEANPKYISKKLFDELKVKVPKDIYNYIEKGNNRSLKTDSLTVNSPLPPEINRKNYEITVNRLLKLMRSSSDNYIYELLNYENDKHYSIKALSSIQAIRINSSDLIKMTYTVDDPGICQQTLEIYNAVCIKNYKNIKENRSDAVVKYFEQQLAMANNDLKLAEDKLLEFNKANKIINYYEQSKAVAVVKEDMEVDYNNKKAQLAGTQASTKRIEEKLNVQDYIQNETNKILEKKKLLGYINYQIAFNEANLESDPSENISSKINTLKKERESLNNEIKKSVDEIYSYNNTVDGVPLTKTLPDWMNTVVESENLKAKIKVMDKQNKDFQEQYATYAPAGATIKRLEREISVSEQGYLELLHGLNLAKLKLQDNEMSSNIKSIDPPFYPLSANPTKRGLLIVAAAFLGGLLTLGIILMMEYFDDTIKNASRASKQLGLKTLGMMPKMILDSGNIKLAFIQKRLIEIITQNILQYFGTHDSEKTVKTIVVFSTHKMEGKTVLAGNIAKTLKQEGKKIVFLNYDSKQEPITQQRKFPILNKILGYPDPRIDVDNPFLAAVSSYLDESEYYSYAMNSSFYNAKNFTDILEQNNITLNYTPDFVIIELPSLINYNYPAELILNADLDILVCRSNRVWSDADQSAVNNLLAAAASKINVIVNGVEINEIESVLGDLPKTRSMFRKKIKSMFKFQFFSKNHI; this is translated from the coding sequence ATGAAAATAATTGATTTTATAAGATTGATATTAAGGCATTTGGTGCTTTTGATTGTGATTCCATTATTCTTGGCTTTGTTAGTATTAATTCTTACTAGTAAGCCACATTTAGAGTATACATCGCAAACGATTTTATATACTGGACTTGCTACTGGTTCCTCTATTGAAATGGATAAAGCATTCAATTATTTTGCGACTAATACAGCTTTTGATAATTTAATCAATATTATTAACTCAAGAGAAACTCAAGAGGAGGTAGCTGTACGATTATTAGCCACACACCTTATGCTGCCTGAGGCCAATCCAAAGTACATTTCAAAAAAATTATTTGATGAACTAAAAGTAAAAGTACCAAAAGACATTTATAATTACATTGAAAAGGGTAATAATAGGAGTTTAAAAACGGATAGTTTAACGGTTAATAGTCCGCTTCCTCCAGAAATTAATCGAAAAAACTATGAGATAACGGTTAACCGATTATTAAAATTAATGAGAAGCAGCAGCGATAATTATATTTATGAGCTGCTGAATTATGAAAATGATAAGCACTATTCTATTAAAGCTTTGTCGAGTATACAAGCCATTCGCATCAATAGCAGTGATTTAATAAAAATGACTTATACAGTAGATGACCCGGGTATCTGCCAGCAGACACTTGAAATTTACAACGCAGTTTGCATAAAAAATTATAAAAACATAAAAGAGAATAGATCAGACGCTGTTGTTAAATACTTTGAACAGCAACTTGCTATGGCTAATAATGATTTAAAATTAGCTGAAGATAAACTTCTTGAATTCAATAAGGCAAACAAAATCATAAATTATTATGAGCAGAGTAAGGCAGTTGCAGTTGTAAAAGAAGACATGGAGGTTGATTATAATAACAAAAAAGCACAGCTTGCCGGTACACAGGCATCAACCAAAAGAATTGAAGAAAAACTAAATGTTCAGGATTACATTCAGAATGAAACTAACAAGATTCTTGAAAAAAAGAAATTATTAGGGTACATTAATTATCAAATTGCATTTAACGAAGCCAATTTAGAATCTGATCCCAGCGAAAATATTTCATCTAAGATCAATACTTTAAAAAAAGAAAGAGAATCTTTAAATAATGAAATCAAAAAAAGTGTCGATGAAATATACAGTTATAATAACACTGTTGATGGTGTTCCATTGACTAAAACACTTCCAGATTGGATGAATACTGTTGTTGAGTCTGAAAACCTTAAGGCCAAAATAAAGGTAATGGACAAGCAAAACAAAGATTTTCAAGAACAATATGCTACTTATGCACCAGCAGGTGCTACTATAAAAAGATTAGAACGTGAAATTTCAGTTTCAGAACAAGGCTATTTAGAATTGCTTCACGGATTAAATTTAGCCAAACTAAAATTGCAGGACAATGAAATGTCCTCTAACATAAAATCCATTGATCCGCCTTTTTATCCATTATCAGCTAATCCAACTAAAAGAGGATTGCTTATTGTTGCAGCAGCTTTTCTGGGTGGTCTTTTAACTCTGGGAATTATTTTGATGATGGAGTATTTTGATGATACAATAAAAAATGCTAGCAGAGCCAGTAAGCAGTTAGGACTAAAAACATTAGGAATGATGCCTAAAATGATATTGGACTCAGGAAATATCAAGCTGGCTTTTATACAAAAAAGATTAATCGAGATAATTACTCAAAATATACTGCAGTATTTCGGTACACACGACTCTGAAAAAACAGTAAAAACTATAGTGGTGTTCAGCACTCATAAAATGGAAGGGAAAACTGTTTTAGCAGGCAATATTGCCAAGACATTGAAACAAGAAGGAAAGAAAATAGTATTTTTAAATTATGACAGTAAACAAGAGCCTATTACTCAGCAAAGAAAATTCCCAATTCTTAATAAAATTTTAGGTTATCCAGATCCGCGCATTGATGTTGATAATCCTTTTTTGGCTGCTGTGTCTAGTTACCTTGATGAATCAGAATACTATTCTTATGCGATGAATAGTTCGTTTTATAATGCTAAAAATTTTACAGACATTTTAGAGCAGAATAATATTACTTTGAATTATACTCCAGACTTTGTAATTATAGAATTACCATCTCTGATCAATTACAATTATCCAGCGGAATTAATTTTGAATGCTGACTTAGATATTCTCGTATGCCGTTCCAATCGAGTATGGTCTGATGCAGATCAATCTGCTGTAAATAATTTATTAGCTGCAGCTGCTTCAAAAATTAATGTAATAGTTAACGGTGTAGAGATAAATGAAATTGAATCGGTTTTAGGAGATCTGCCCAAAACTAGAAGTATGTTCAGAAAAAAAATAAAATCGATGTTCAAATTTCAGTTTTTTTCTAAAAACCATATTTAA
- a CDS encoding TolC family protein: MKKVLKINILFALLMFSINTAEAQTLQYNDVSINGSEFEFPPLKTVIDSVLKRNSMLKFRKDHIGVKESALASERIYWTRNMGLQADGRYGTLNNFSSSENGVSNTAYSTLSTQYNYSVGVYVKFPVFDALNRKNQIKLAKFEVDEAKNMADFQEDEIRQTVIKLYQELILKQKLLLIRSKSLSDGKINMQMVEKEFRNGIVPVSEYVRITGITSNLEADYESAKSEFIITKQLLEDMAGFVFNLTKSK, encoded by the coding sequence ATGAAAAAAGTATTAAAAATAAATATTCTTTTTGCTTTACTGATGTTTTCAATCAATACTGCAGAGGCACAAACACTTCAATATAATGATGTATCAATAAATGGCAGTGAGTTTGAGTTTCCTCCTCTTAAAACCGTCATCGATTCTGTACTAAAGCGAAACTCAATGCTAAAATTCAGAAAAGATCATATTGGTGTTAAGGAATCTGCATTAGCATCTGAGCGTATCTACTGGACAAGAAATATGGGACTTCAGGCTGATGGCAGATATGGTACGCTGAACAATTTTTCCAGCAGTGAAAATGGAGTTTCTAACACCGCTTATTCTACACTTTCAACACAATATAATTATAGCGTAGGGGTGTATGTGAAGTTTCCAGTTTTTGATGCGCTGAACAGAAAAAATCAGATTAAATTGGCAAAATTTGAGGTTGATGAAGCCAAAAATATGGCTGATTTTCAAGAAGATGAAATCAGGCAGACGGTCATAAAACTGTACCAGGAGTTAATTTTAAAACAAAAGTTACTTCTAATCAGATCCAAAAGCCTGAGTGATGGTAAAATTAATATGCAAATGGTTGAAAAAGAATTTCGAAATGGAATAGTTCCTGTTTCGGAATATGTCAGGATAACTGGTATTACGTCAAATTTAGAGGCAGATTACGAATCTGCTAAATCTGAATTTATTATTACTAAACAATTACTTGAAGATATGGCAGGGTTTGTATTTAATCTAACAAAATCAAAATAG
- a CDS encoding sugar transferase, with protein sequence MNPNFNILYIGNVSGYFDTIEQKHKWSIITLENSAKATNYLNTQKHPDAIICDYNLAGNNGIFLFDWIRKNKEFNSIPFILLSKEFNVDIYKSAFKKQIDDFYVTSVTSPKDILERIEFLCFNKNPLRVQTIQKAIEETYIMPLSKRIFDVFVASAVLLFASPFLLLIMLAIRLESKGKVYYISKRVGRKTFDFYKLRSMRTGSDELLKKLAQEKNQYKKEAAITDSPLDTPCPKCSELPEGESCSPLMYIETHVICDYWFNVQKREAAKNNSTFVKIVDDPRVTKVGKFIRNTSIDELPQLINVLKGDMSIVGNRPLPVYEAELLTADDISKRFLAPPGITGLWQVELRGKGGQMSEEERMRLDNEYADLFKGDKYSFWYDLKLILRTIPALLQKGSV encoded by the coding sequence ATGAATCCAAATTTTAATATTTTATACATTGGAAATGTTTCTGGATATTTTGATACCATAGAACAAAAACATAAATGGTCTATAATTACTTTAGAAAATAGTGCTAAGGCTACTAATTACCTGAACACTCAAAAGCATCCTGATGCAATTATTTGTGACTATAATTTAGCAGGAAACAATGGAATATTTCTTTTTGATTGGATCCGAAAAAATAAAGAATTTAACAGTATTCCATTTATCCTTTTATCCAAGGAATTTAATGTTGATATTTATAAGTCGGCATTTAAAAAACAAATTGACGATTTTTATGTAACTTCTGTAACTTCTCCAAAAGATATTTTAGAAAGAATAGAATTCCTTTGCTTCAATAAAAATCCTTTACGAGTACAAACAATACAAAAAGCCATTGAAGAGACTTATATAATGCCTTTGTCAAAACGTATTTTTGATGTTTTTGTAGCCTCTGCAGTACTTTTATTCGCCTCGCCATTTTTGCTTCTTATTATGCTTGCTATACGATTAGAATCAAAAGGAAAAGTATATTATATATCAAAAAGAGTGGGCCGCAAGACATTTGACTTTTACAAACTAAGATCAATGCGTACTGGTTCAGACGAACTTTTGAAAAAATTAGCTCAAGAAAAAAACCAGTACAAAAAAGAAGCTGCAATAACAGATAGTCCGTTAGACACACCTTGTCCTAAATGCAGTGAACTGCCAGAAGGAGAATCATGTTCGCCTTTGATGTATATTGAAACTCACGTGATTTGTGATTATTGGTTTAATGTTCAAAAACGAGAAGCTGCAAAAAATAATTCAACTTTTGTCAAAATTGTTGATGATCCCCGTGTTACTAAAGTTGGTAAATTCATTAGAAATACCAGTATAGACGAGTTGCCACAGTTAATTAATGTATTAAAAGGGGATATGTCTATCGTTGGTAACAGGCCTTTGCCAGTATATGAAGCAGAATTGTTAACCGCTGATGATATATCAAAAAGATTTTTGGCTCCTCCAGGCATTACAGGTTTATGGCAGGTAGAACTTAGAGGTAAGGGCGGACAAATGTCTGAAGAAGAGAGAATGCGTCTTGATAATGAATACGCTGATCTTTTTAAAGGTGATAAGTATTCTTTTTGGTATGATCTAAAACTCATTTTGCGAACAATTCCTGCACTGCTTCAAAAAGGTTCAGTTTAA
- a CDS encoding response regulator, with translation MKKKILVVDDEVSICLLLENFLSKNYDIITINNGLDALIWLDTSIPDLIISDIQMSNMDGYEFLTKLRQRGFTKHTPCIMLSGKSESKERIKCYKLGAQDYLTKPFNPEELDELVKKNLYPIHYAIEW, from the coding sequence ATGAAGAAGAAAATTTTAGTAGTAGATGATGAAGTTAGTATTTGTCTTTTGTTAGAAAACTTCCTTTCCAAAAATTATGACATAATTACAATTAATAATGGTTTAGATGCTCTAATATGGCTGGATACCAGTATTCCGGACTTAATTATCAGCGATATTCAAATGTCAAATATGGATGGCTATGAATTTTTAACAAAACTTCGTCAGCGTGGATTTACAAAGCATACGCCCTGCATAATGCTTTCAGGAAAATCAGAAAGCAAGGAACGTATTAAATGTTACAAACTAGGTGCTCAAGATTATCTCACAAAGCCTTTTAACCCAGAAGAGCTAGATGAATTAGTTAAAAAAAATCTATATCCAATTCATTATGCCATTGAGTGGTAA
- a CDS encoding UDP-glucuronic acid decarboxylase family protein — MSGKKILITGGAGFVGSHLCDRLLNEGNEVYCLDNFFTGQKQNVVHLLDNPYFELIRHDVTAPFFIETDEIYNLACPASPIHYQYNAIKTMKTSVMGAINMLGLAKRVNAKILQASTSEVYGDPLVHPQPESYWGHVNPIGERACYDEGKRSAETLFLNYHKQNNVKIKIIRIFNTYGPRMHPNDGRVVSNFIVQALQNQDITVYGQGNQTRSFQYVDDLVEGMIRLMDSKDSFIGPVNVGNPNEFTILELAKKVIELTDSKSKIIYKPLPSDDPMQRQPDISLAKKELDWSPKINLDEGLIKTIDYFKSII; from the coding sequence ATGTCTGGAAAAAAAATTCTTATAACCGGCGGTGCTGGTTTTGTTGGTTCGCACTTATGTGATCGTCTATTAAACGAGGGTAATGAAGTGTATTGTTTGGATAATTTTTTTACTGGACAAAAGCAAAATGTAGTACACTTATTAGATAATCCTTATTTTGAATTAATTCGTCATGACGTTACAGCACCTTTCTTTATAGAAACTGATGAGATTTATAATCTGGCGTGTCCTGCTTCTCCAATACACTATCAGTATAATGCCATTAAAACAATGAAAACATCAGTAATGGGAGCTATTAACATGCTGGGGCTTGCCAAACGGGTTAATGCAAAAATACTACAGGCATCAACCAGCGAAGTGTATGGGGATCCATTAGTTCATCCGCAGCCTGAATCCTATTGGGGCCATGTAAACCCGATAGGAGAGCGAGCCTGTTATGATGAAGGGAAACGTTCTGCAGAAACCTTGTTTTTAAATTATCACAAGCAGAATAATGTCAAAATTAAAATCATTAGAATATTCAATACATACGGTCCAAGAATGCATCCAAACGATGGACGCGTAGTTTCGAATTTTATTGTTCAGGCGCTGCAGAATCAAGATATAACGGTATACGGACAAGGAAATCAGACGCGAAGTTTTCAATATGTTGATGACTTAGTAGAAGGTATGATAAGGCTTATGGATTCTAAAGATAGTTTTATAGGTCCCGTAAATGTTGGAAATCCAAATGAATTTACGATTCTGGAATTAGCAAAAAAAGTAATAGAACTAACAGATTCTAAATCAAAAATTATTTATAAGCCTTTGCCTTCAGATGATCCTATGCAGAGACAGCCAGATATTTCTTTAGCTAAAAAAGAACTCGACTGGTCACCAAAGATAAATCTAGATGAAGGATTAATAAAGACTATAGATTATTTTAAATCAATCATTTGA